One genomic segment of Amycolatopsis sp. Hca4 includes these proteins:
- a CDS encoding haloalkane dehalogenase — translation MRLLRTPDDRFTDLPDFSYEPRYAELADPHGGRIRVGYVEAGPADGPVVLLLHGEPSWSFLYRKMLPVLAAAGLRAIAPDLVGFGRSDKPADMADHSYARHVEWMRAFAFDALDLREVTLVGQDWGGLIGLRLVASQPSRFARVVASNTGLPTGDQDMPPVWHAFREAIEKAPVLDVGRSVQAGCRTSLSSEVRAAYDAPFPNEMYKAGPRAMPGLVPYRPDNPASEANRAAWKTLSELELPFLVAFSDGDPITGGMAPVLRRSMRGARGLEHPVIGDAGHFLQEDKGEELAEHVVRFVRG, via the coding sequence GTGCGCCTGCTGAGGACACCGGACGACCGGTTCACGGACCTGCCCGACTTTTCGTACGAGCCCCGTTACGCGGAGCTGGCGGACCCCCACGGCGGCCGGATCAGAGTGGGCTACGTCGAGGCAGGCCCGGCGGACGGCCCGGTGGTGCTGTTGCTGCACGGCGAGCCGAGCTGGTCGTTCCTGTACCGCAAGATGCTCCCGGTCCTGGCGGCGGCGGGCCTGCGGGCGATCGCACCGGACCTGGTGGGTTTCGGCCGGTCGGACAAGCCGGCCGACATGGCGGACCACTCGTACGCCCGGCACGTGGAGTGGATGCGCGCGTTCGCGTTCGACGCACTGGACCTGCGCGAGGTGACGCTGGTCGGCCAGGACTGGGGTGGGTTGATCGGCTTGCGCCTGGTCGCTTCGCAGCCATCCCGGTTCGCGCGGGTGGTGGCTTCGAACACCGGCCTGCCAACGGGCGACCAGGACATGCCACCGGTGTGGCACGCGTTCCGTGAAGCGATCGAAAAGGCCCCGGTGCTCGACGTCGGCCGGTCGGTGCAGGCGGGGTGCCGCACATCGCTGTCATCGGAGGTCCGGGCGGCTTACGACGCACCGTTCCCGAACGAGATGTACAAGGCGGGGCCGAGGGCCATGCCGGGGTTGGTGCCGTACCGGCCTGACAACCCGGCGTCGGAAGCCAACCGTGCTGCTTGGAAGACGTTGAGCGAGCTGGAATTGCCGTTTCTGGTGGCGTTTTCGGATGGTGATCCGATCACTGGCGGGATGGCTCCGGTGTTGCGGCGTTCGATGAGGGGAGCGCGGGGGTTGGAGCACCCGGTGATCGGGGACGCGGGGCATTTTCTGCAGGAGGACAAGGGCGAGGAACTGGCGGAGCACGTGGTGAGGTTCGTGCGCGGGTGA
- a CDS encoding DUF350 domain-containing protein, whose amino-acid sequence MNTTLALSDTFGSDLVRGIGAILLYGVVGLLLMFAGFYAIDWTTPGKLSKLVTQGLPNAVIVTASGMLSMAFIVVVAIFNSASDLTEGLITSLVYGLLGIAVQVIAVRLLEWATRIDVASTIESEKFAPVSIVVAAAHLGLGLVVAVGIS is encoded by the coding sequence GTGAACACGACCCTTGCGCTGTCCGACACGTTCGGCTCCGACCTCGTGCGGGGGATCGGCGCGATCCTGCTGTACGGCGTCGTCGGCCTGCTGCTGATGTTCGCCGGCTTCTACGCGATCGACTGGACCACACCGGGCAAGCTGTCGAAGCTGGTGACGCAGGGCCTGCCGAACGCGGTGATCGTGACGGCGTCCGGAATGCTCTCGATGGCGTTCATCGTGGTCGTGGCGATCTTCAACTCGGCGAGCGACCTCACCGAGGGCCTGATCACATCGCTGGTCTACGGCCTGCTCGGGATCGCGGTCCAGGTGATCGCGGTCCGGCTCCTGGAGTGGGCGACCCGCATCGACGTGGCCTCGACGATCGAGAGCGAGAAGTTCGCCCCGGTGAGCATCGTGGTCGCGGCGGCGCACCTCGGCCTGGGTCTCGTGGTGGCGGTCGGCATCTCCTGA